Part of the Amblyomma americanum isolate KBUSLIRL-KWMA chromosome 7, ASM5285725v1, whole genome shotgun sequence genome, CCCGCGCGCGGCTGCACGCCGACGTGTCACGGCTGGCCGACCTGACCGAGCGCGCGGAGGCCGCGCAGCGCCAGGCGGCCACCGTGCTGCGCGTCGACGTGGCCGACGTCATCAAGCGGGCCGACGCCAAGATGGACCTGTTCAGCCAGGAGATGCTCACCGCAAACAACATGCTGCGcgccatgcagcagcagcagcagaacgccACGCAACAGCAGGCCGCTTGCCAGGGGACGTCGCCCGACGCGCCCAGCTGGGGGGAACAGGTGAGCACAGCGCTCGTCTTCGAATGGCTGCAACCACGATTTGTCGTTCACTCCATGCTTGCTGGAATGTGCTCTATGTAAACGTCTGTGAGCGCTAAATGCGGCCCCACATTTATTGCCGATGGCTTGAGTCTCCCTATGAGCGGCGACGGCCAGCGAACAACACGTCCGCTCTGCCACCTCTTCCTTTTCCAAAGCGCCAGTCCATGTAGTGGCGCTACACGTCTAAGGTACAGGCGGCTGTGTGCCGGCGCGCAGGCCACCGGGTGGGCCTGATCGTGCTCAAACTTGTTCAAATGCAGGACCACACCTGCCGCATTCAATCAAGTTCGGGCTCCTGTCTCGTTGAAAGGAATCTCATTAGCAGAGACGAGTTCGATGACTTCGTTAAGTTACACAGGCGGATGGAATTCGACGGTTAATGTCAGAatcacccccctcccccttcttagCCAGTAGTGTTTTAGGGACACAGAACCTGGGGCATCAAGGAAAACATGGTTTAGAAGACCTACACCTAGACATCAAAGATTTCAGGGGAGAGAGCGGGAGAGCCGCGCAAGAACCCGTGTCTGACTTGTCCCAGGCAACAAATGAGGCATGAAACTCCAAAACGGGGGCACCCCCTAATATTTCACCAGGGGGAgcagcgacccccccccccccccccccttccccgtctCCACCTGcttgcactcagatcagattTCCAATAAACGCTTCAATTTTAAGACGTACTAATGTAAAACTCGGCGGGCTGAGTTTCATAGCCAGTCGTAAAGCTTTAAGTAAGCTAAATCAAGAATGTCTGACCAGAAGCCGTTGTTTGACTTACCCGAACATGATTAGAGGAACTGAAACATGAAACAGACTATACGCAAATTTtcttaatgcagtcgatcactcctcgtGTGTACACCATTACATAGCTGCCCATTTCAATTTCTTTAATATGCATTAACAAATACTGTTTCGAACAGTGTCAACCGGTGTACCTCCTAATCTGTCACGCCGCAGAGACGAACCTGCATACACCTCTTTCGCGACGCGATAGTTGCGTTCCGTTGGTGCAGCCTTTCCTTTGCGACCCGCTTCGCCGCAGGTGACCAACCTGACCGAGCTGGTGGAGAAGATGGTGCGCGTGGGCGGCGAGCAGCTGCGCGAGATCGACTCGGACGTGGAGAGCTACACGCGCAAGGTCATCAACGGCATCTACGAGCTGCGCCGCACCACCGACGAGCTGGTGCGCGGCGCCTTCCAGGACACCGTGGAGCAGGGCAACCGCACCCGGGTGCTGGTGCGCGAGGAGTTCCGGAAGCTGCACGAGCAGATCGAGCCGCTGCCGCTCATCGAGCCGCGCCTCAGCTTCCTCAGCGAGGGGCTCGAGAAGCGCATCGTCGAGCTGGGCGCCACGGTGGACCACAGCTTCGCCACGCTCCTGGTGGCGCAGAACTCGTTCATCTCCTCCTGCCACCGCATCCAGGAGGAAGAGGTGCAGCTGTACGAGCTGCTCGAGCGCATCATCCTCGAGATGCGCAACCGGTCGCTGGACGACACGCAGCGCATCAGCGACGAGCTCCAGGGACACAGCCACGAGGTGGCCGCGCTGCTCAGGGGCGCCGTGAGCGCCGTCTTCGCCGCGGGAAACAAGACGCTCGCCGAGGTGCGCAGCCTCCTGGCGGACCGGCGCCGGCCCGAGCCATGCAAGATACAGCCGCCGTGCGCCCAGGGGAACGACGTCACCAGCAACCGAACGTCAACGCCGCTGGCGCCGTCCCATTCAGTTACCGCGTCGCCTTCCGGCGTCGGAAGCCCCGCCGCCGACACCAGGGCAAGGTTCAGGTCTTCTGACGGTAGCGCCGGTGGCAGCGCAAGCGCCAACAGCAGTGCGGCAACGGACTACGAGTATTACGACGACGTCCTCAAGTAGAAGGAACATGGTGCGGGGGACCCAGCGAAGGGACCAGCATTGCGCGAACAGCCCAAAGTACCACATCGCGGCCCTCAAGAGACGTTGATGCGCGCGCCGACCAATGAGGGCGTTGTTGCCGTCTCGTCGCCGCTGTGACGGACAGACGTCCGGCGAGAGTGCCGAGTCAAtgaacaattttttaaaagtaacCAATTCCTCTTCTCCGCGCCACCAGACTTGGAAGGAATATGCCCACATGCCGCTGCCTAACGTTCCCAGAACAATCAACAAGCTTTCCGGCGATGTGTGTACCTACCTTCGGAACTTGCGTTATTACACACGTGGGGGTAACAGATGGGTTTGCGATGGCGAACTGTAACAAAATATACATAAAATATGCCCTAATATGTAGATATAAGTGGCAACATAAACCTCGGCGTAGCTGGCAAAGCAACTTTGAAGATATCGTGAAGTAACAACCAGAAGTGGAGAAAAATGATTTCGCAATTCGTGTAAGCAGCACCTATGCATGTATGCAGGCCCCAGAGCACAGCCTAGAAGCATTCGAACGGTGCCGCTGTGGCAACACTAGGCTGCGGCAGCCGTATACCTCCATGCTCGGTGGCGCGAGGCAAAGGAACATGATCCAGAAATCTTTTCGGTGATTCTACTGTGGCATTAGCGGAGGCGACAACTCGATGACGTCTGCAGTGAAAAGTTTTGTGTGTGCAATGACGGTGTGCACCGCACGAAATAATTGTTTTTCGCATGAGAACGTTCATGTTTACTTGCACAAACCTGACAAGCAGTAACTCACGGTGTTTCAAATACGTGCTTTCTTTACCAATGGTTACCTATCTGATGGCGAAGAAAGTAGCCAGACACCGCGAACATCGCTCTTTCTCGGGGGCTCCAGTTTGTTCAATCTAAGCAATTGCAACACTTCAGGGCAACCCAATTTGGCAAAAGAAAATTGAATAAATATTTTCGGTGGAATTTTTATCAAGACCAGGATTACAATCCAAACCTTCAAAGGTATTTCAAAACGAGCTTGCGGATGGGGTAAGTGATGCGACTCTGCAGGTGAGGCGTAcgaattcaataataataattggttttttggggaaataaaatggcgcagtatctgtctcatatatcgttggccaactgaaccgcgccttaagggaagggacaaaggagggagtgaaagaagaaaggaagaaagaggtaccgtagtggagggctccagcataatttggaccacctggtgatctttaacgtgcaccgacatcgcacagcacacgggcgccttagcgttttgcctccacaaaaacgcagccgccgcggtcgggttcgaacccgggaactccggatcagtagccgagcgccctaaccactgagccaccgctgccggTAAAGAAACCACTTTTCGTGAGGACGAGTGCCTCGAGTACGCGGAAGCGATCTTGCTCAGTCGGACGGTTTACGGATCGCTTCTTCTTCTGGGCGATCTTCACAACTAAAGACAAAGCTAACGCGAGGAAGCATAAGAACCACCGGTAGGCCTACTGTGCTTCCGTCGATGTTCCTTGAGTGTTACCTCGAGTGCGCTTCGGGGTCAATCTGAACCAAAGCCTAAACCAATATGATTTATCCATACCCGGCCCTCATCATCTTTACACGCTAGGTCCTGCATACGCTTGTGCTGCGTTACGCTTGCTCAACGAGCTGCATACTGTGGTCACTAAAAGCAGTCGCGGGCATCCCTCGTTTACACAGTCACGCTTTCCGAACTCACAAATCCATATGTGAAACAATGCATGAAAGCGTGCGGACCAGAACCACGCTGTTGCCGACTGACTGGACGACACACTACCCGCGTTCTTTCACCCGGGAATTTTCTCGCGATATGCAGAAGACCGCGCCAGCGTTCTGTTAGGCGGGACAGGGGGCGTACGCAGACAAGCGTATGCGCTCCAAGGTCGGTAAGCTATGCACGCTGAACGGGGAGCACGGCAGAAAACTGTGAGCAGTGCCCAGAAAAGTGCTAAACAATGAGATACAGCTAGCTTCCTCTTTTCTATCTTTAACATCGCAGTGAAGGCCGCGAAATGCAGACACGTGAATCTGAATACGCAAAGCGAAAGGCCCGAAGTCCCGCGCGTCATCGACACCGAGACTGCCTGAATGAGCCCGACGAAGCCGTCACAGTTCAAACCATAGCCCTGACATGGACTCAATGGCCTTaaaagttttattcattcattacACAGGCGATTAAGAGCGGCAACGTgctgtaagagagagagagagagagagagaggggagacgGCCGGTTCTCAACCATCGACTATGCGGTTACAAATATTTCTCGAAAATGACTATTGATGAAGACAGAAGTTGTAGCTTAGGCAGCAATTGCAACTGGATTCTGGTTGGGTTTGGCGGTACAGTTAAAGATGCGAGGGAATACCATGGGAGAAAATGTTTCCTCTCGGACAATGAAATGGACCAAGTCACGAAGCGCTTGGTAGCGGCGTCATGCAGTGAGAACCTGCTGGGAAATTGTGGAAACGGTATAAATGGCTGCCCTTCAGAGAAAGAAACTTGCGAGATGCAAGCGAAGGATGCATGCGCCTAATATTTGACTGGGCGACGAAATTCGAAGTGTTGTGGCAGCGAGGAAAGCAGCTTGCCGCAATCACCGAATAGCAGTGAATCCAAACAAGGAGCATGCCTACGTTGACCTGTGAGGAGGCTACAAGAAAAAGCAGCAGCTAGCAAAAACACAGATCCAGCAAAAAATTCGTACGGCCAACAGGGCCAACATCTGATAAGTGGCCGCGGAATGCACCAAGAAATTCGGGCGTTTCCTGCACACAACTCATGTACGGACATAGGGAGCCGCAGACATCATCGACGGCGTCAGAGGATCAAAGTCGGATATAACTCAAgactgcagtgaagctccgcccattTAAGACCGCCAAACAGAATTCATCTGTGACAAAACGTAGATCATTGTCAAAGCTTGTCTTGTtatctaaacaagaagctaatcacgagacgaaattataagctcaataATTTTGATGCTTCTGACTTTTCTGATACATTCAAACCTTAAAACTTGATTTTGCACACTGTTGTGGTTGGCCAGTGGAGtcatacaggacgccgcggaacGAGGCCCACTGTTACcaactgctttcttttttctctttacttgTATCCTACTACTGAGGCAATAGGCGAAGACCACATGGCAAGTCCCGAAGGAGACTCGCACGAATGGTTGGGCACCATTGGGAAGCTGGAGTCCCAGAAACATTCTCGCCTGAATTCAAGGGAATACAGCAGCGGGATTGGATGACTTCCCTGCGACCCTCGTCAAAGATAATGGTTCCAAAACAAGTTGATCGATGCACTGCAGGAGGCCTTCAGTGTGGTCCTCCAATCAGGTGATTTGCCCACGGTCTGGCTTGTTgacaaagcgttttttttttctgttgttgttcGAAGGAACTGGCGATCGACCGAGGCGACTGTACACCTACAGGTCAATAGCCGTGAATCCAGTGATCAAACAGGACCTCCACCCAGGTTCCACGCCATCGCTTTCAAGCTTGGGCAGAACGGGCGGCAATCTTGCGCGAGCTACAAAACCGCTCTCGCACAAGGCGTCGACTGGAGGTCAATCTGTTTGCGCCCATGCAGTACTCGGAAATAGTgcacaaagaaggcagacaacTGTGGGTATCTTTTCTCGACATAGAAAAGCCCTATGACGGAGTCGACCACGCCACGCTTTGGCAAAAACTCATCGAAAAAGGTCCAGCCACGACAGTGGTGGATTGGCTCCAGGCGTTGTACGCGGCGGCGTGGGGGAGCGGCAGGGCCTTCAGTCAGAACCTGCAACAACAGAACGCGACCTGAAGCAAATATGCTCTCTATTCCCACTTCAGTTCATGTCGATGCTGAGCGACCTGGAGTGCGATCTGGAGACGTGTGGTGCAGGTTTCGACATGTCGCATATGGTCAAGGTGAGGTAAAGTCTCAAAAGCTCCCGGTTCTGTTGTACGCCTAGTGGCAGACTCGAGGAAGGGGCTGACAAAGCTCGCAGACACGTGCAGCGTACCATTCGGACAACTAGGACGCCAGTTAAACCGAAAGAATGCATCGTAGACGATAACTCGTAGGAGAATTGATAACTCAGCTGAAGAGGAGATAATGGCTTCACGCACGTCACATCTGGCACGGCCGGGGCACATACCCAGTGGTCTCTCAAGACCCTCAAGTCTGACGATGTGGATGGCTAAGGAACGGAAGCAGTAAAAATTGCAAGTGTAAATGCCTACGGAATTTGCTGGGTCACGGCTGACGCAAAACTGAGACCGCTGGAAGGTGAGGCCAAAGCAAAAGAAAATTGGCTGGCATTTTAATAGAGCGAAACCTACCCACCGCGCTTTTCGCCGCGTTTCACTCGACTCTTGCTGGATTAATGAAGAAAATAAAAGCGTGAAAACCCAGCACGGAGGGTTGAACGCAAGTGGCACAGTGTTTACACCGGAAGTATGTTTAAGTAACACATGCCACATATGCAACTGCGCTGCTCATGAAAACGCCGGCATGCAGGCAAGCTGCTGCGCTCGATACGACC contains:
- the LOC144098495 gene encoding uncharacterized protein LOC144098495, whose protein sequence is MRAPTVALFPVLLVLAVPCLIPKSDAGVVVAVQNNTGGVYTRRLQPHGRGKRDAAPTDQAPSSPKGLDMSPDVWHTVPPYLKQVLTSIDDRLRGMDAFGSALRLTRLDFSLEQVLRKLDAFDSRLGRLEAKLDLRLEKMEEALGGGGRKDSASASAQQQQQGAAEAFHLSRRFDMLGDKLNNKLAFLETKLDMRADRLANKLELLERDLQDASEDALEKMTRGDEARARLHADVSRLADLTERAEAAQRQAATVLRVDVADVIKRADAKMDLFSQEMLTANNMLRAMQQQQQNATQQQAACQGTSPDAPSWGEQVTNLTELVEKMVRVGGEQLREIDSDVESYTRKVINGIYELRRTTDELVRGAFQDTVEQGNRTRVLVREEFRKLHEQIEPLPLIEPRLSFLSEGLEKRIVELGATVDHSFATLLVAQNSFISSCHRIQEEEVQLYELLERIILEMRNRSLDDTQRISDELQGHSHEVAALLRGAVSAVFAAGNKTLAEVRSLLADRRRPEPCKIQPPCAQGNDVTSNRTSTPLAPSHSVTASPSGVGSPAADTRARFRSSDGSAGGSASANSSAATDYEYYDDVLK